The DNA region TTAAGACAAAGGCAATCATTCCACCTAAAATTAAGGGAAAAATCACTGACCAAATCATCGTGACAATTTGTACAAGATAGGACCAATTGATGACAGCTAATATAAATACTGCAATCAAGGCCAACCATTGTATCCCTTGTTTTGTTGGGCCATTTAATTTTTTCAATTCAATTCAACTCTTTCTCTACTTTAATATATACATTTTAACATATTAGGCTAAAACTAGGTTAGTTAGAACAGTTGAATCAATCGAACCAAAATACGGCGTTAAGTCAATATCGTTTAATGCGCTCGCTACTGCATCTTCCCTTAATGGACAGCCTATGAGTAGGTTTTCTATATCTGCTATGTCTTTCTTTCCAAAAAAATCACCATAAATCCGACATTTTTGAATATGCCCCTTAGCAACTTCCAAGGTTACTTCAAGTGTTCCAACACCCGGAACGCGTATATCATTTTTGATGGCATAATTAGGATTATTCCCAAAATTCCAGGACCAATTCTTATATTTGTCCGCTACCATCTGGTCAATGATTGCCCAATCTTCATCACTAAGCGCATACCGTTTGGCCTGATTCATATCGTCTATCCCTAAGAACTCTGCGGCCATAAGATCTTTAAATTCAAAATTAGATAAGTTCTGATAAGCTGGTGCAAGATGACTTCGAATATCCGTTACCCGAGCGCGAACGGATTGAATCCCTTTTGAAATGATTTTCTTTTCATTAGGATTGAGGGCTTTGACCATAGCATCATAGTCGACATCAAGCATTAAGGAGAAGCCACCATATACTAAATTATTCTTCATGGTCATGGCAGCCCCTGAAATCTTTTTCCCAGCAATTTCTAGGTCATTACGGCCACTTTGACTCAGATCTTTCACCCCAAATTTTTCTAAGGCATCAATAGTTGGTTGATATAACTTGGCATAATTACCATAAATATCCGTATCACCAGGATATAGGAAACAGAAGTTAACGTGTCCTGCATCCTGATAGAGGGTTCCGCCACCGGTATCACGGCGGACTAGTAAGATATCATGTGCTTTCACATACGCTTCATTAACCTCTACTAAGGAATTTTGGAAACGCCCTACCTGGACAGTTGGCCCTACGATATAAGGTAACAATATCGGCTCTGTAATTTCAAGATGCTCTTGCACATAGACTTGGACCGCTAAGGCGTAAGCACTATCCATCATATATTCACCGTTTCGAATGGGTTCTATTACAATCATTCAACTAACGCCTCCTGCATTAAAGCATTTGCACCAATAATCGTTTCTGCAATATCCTCATCTAAACGATACGTTTGTTGTTTTAAGTGGTCAGGAATGCGGTATAATTTCTTATTCATTGGTACATACATCGCTTTAGGGTTTTTAGCCGTCATCTCTTGGAAAGGTGTCTTTACAAATTGTGGCGTGGTATAACCGACCCCGATATCTAAAAAGAGAATAGCTTGTCCCTCGTATTCATCCAAAAAGGCATCATAGCGCGCTTTTTGTGCAAAGAAATCTGGACTTTCAACCATCCCTTTACCTGCTTTTCGTTTATTTACTTCCATAACAGCCCCACATTTTGGACAACGCGGAATTAAATCATAAGGAATCTCCATATTTTCTTGCCTTGTTACCATTTCTCTAATTAAATCATCATCCCGGTAGGTTTCTTGATGGCACATTTGACTACACTGCATCAGGATATACTCTCCTTGAATACGGAAGACCTTATCCATATCATAATCAGCAGCCGCAAAGGCATTATCGGCATTGGTCGTAATAATATGATGTGGTTTACTTCTTAATAAATCTTTCAACGCAATGTAAGATTCTCCAACTGGTTGATCAAGATAATTTAAGGCGATAAAACGTGATTCAAAAGCCCAATATTCTTGCGTCGATGGAAAATCGAATAAACTAGCTTGTAACATATCGAAGAAACCATATTTCTCAATAAAGTCAGGGAAATTATTTTCAAACCGCGGCCCCACATAGGTAAAGCCATCTGCAGCCGACATGCCAGCCCCGATACCGATAACTACAGCATCTGCCTCAGTTATTGCTTCTTTTAACATACTTGCTTGATTTTCTGTAGGGTCCTCAAAGGATTTCCACATACCTATACTTCTTCCTTTCCTGTAAAAAGAGTAGGCAGCTAGTTTTTAGCCTACCTACTCCAAAAATGCGTTATTTAATTGATTAAAGCTTTTTGATATAAAGCCACATCTTCATCCAAGAAGACATTAAAGACAACCTGTAATGAACTATCCGTTTCCTTTAAATAATCTTGAACTGTTTGAATGGCAATATCTCTGGCTAATGCCTTTGGAAAATGAAACTCACCAGTTGAAATACTACAAAAAGCAATAGTCGAAAGTCCTCTAGCATCCGCTTCTTTTAGGGAATTTAGGTAGCAAGCTACCAACAAATCTTGGTTCATTTTTGACACAGGTTCCTTATAAATCACCGGCCCCACCGTGTGAAAAATGAATTTTGCTGGCAAGTTGTAAGCTTTTGTAACCATGACCTTCCCCACTGGCAGTTTACGGCCATTTAATGCCTTAGCCATATCCGTTCTTACCTGAGCACCCGCCATTGTATGGATTGTATTGTCTATACAATGATGGTTTGGAATATAGCAACCTAGTCCATTCTTATTGGCCGCGTTCACAATGGCATCCACCTTCAAGCGGGTAATATCCCCTTGCCAAAGAAAAATACGTTGGTCCAACTGGCTTTTTTGCCATTGGTCTGGGCTGGCAGCTGGCGCTAGCTTGGCTTGAAGTAGAGATTCTTCTGCCAGTAAGTATTCCGGGCTTGGTTGGTAGACATCGCGTACATTGACTAAACCTCTAAAAACCGTCCAGCGACTGTGGTCATCAGGGATGGCGGTTATGTCTAGGCTATTGTCAGCTTGGACGATGCCTGCCCTTTTCAAATCATCTCTATAGGCTTTTTGATGATTGGTTAAATTTGTTTGCTGGTCCGATAGGTATTGGATGAGTTGGTTGAGCTGTTTTTCCATGTGCTAGGCTTCTGGTAGTTTGTCGTAGGCGTCTTGGTCTACGTTGGTCATTTTGTAAACCCAGCTTTCATCGGCTTTTTCTGAGTTTAATTGTTCTGGTGCGTCTTCTGTCGCCTTGTTGATGGCTGTGATGGTTCCTGCTAATGGCGCTTGCAGTTCTAAGACTGTTTTAGATGCTTCTAAGTTTAAGATGGCTTGGTTTTCTTCGACTTGGTCACCCTCTTTGGTGATAAATTCTACGTAGCCAACGGTACCAATATCATCTTGCAATTCTGGTGTCATGATAAATGTGAATTCGTCTCCGTTTTGTTCTACCCATAAGTAATTTGCTAGTTTGCGCATGTTGTTTCCTCCTAAAAGATTGATTGTTTTGTTATATTTTTCTTATTTATTTTTTATAGAATATAGTTTTAAAACTTAGCTGATGCTATACACATATTCTCTAGATCAAGACTATAAATCAAAAGCTTGAGCAATCAATTCTAAATGTTCTTGCCGGCGCTCGACGCCTGGGACAGTTGGAATGACCATAAATTCATCGGCAGCTGTCAGCTGAATAATTTGCTCGATTTGACCTTTGACTTGTTGAATATCTCCTATAATCAGTTTTTTACGGTTACGGGCCATTTTCGCATGGTCGGCTTCCGTAAATTGATAATTGGCTGCTTCTTCAATCGTTGGCAAGTGGTCAAATTCACTGTAGTCTTTTTTCCCAAGAATCCATAGCTCAAAAGCTCGCTGAAGTGGCTTGATATCAGTTCCCTCTGGCACAACAGCAATGAAGGCTGAAACCATAAATTGAGGCTTAGCTAAAGTGACTGATGGTTGGAAGTTGTCACGATAGATTTTCGCAATCCGCCCAGCTGCTTCAATAGCATCCTCATCCTGGTTAAACAATAAACTGTAGACGTAGCCAATACCTAAGCGGGCTGCCTTATAAGCAGATGCTTCACTGGCTGATAAGGTCCACAAGGTTGGTGGTGTAGCAGGTCTTGGATAGACTTGCAGGTCGCCATAGTTATTGGGTGCTTGGCTAACAAGATCCCTTACTTCCCACATGGCTTCTTCGTTATCTTTGTAACCCTTAAGATTGCTGTCTAAAGCATCTCGAACCGCTTGGCGGCCTGGATTATTGCCCATGCCTAAATCTACACGACCAGGATATAAATGGGCAATCGTATTAAAAACCTCTGCCACTTTTAATGGGGCATAATGAGGTAGCATCACCCCACCTGATCCGAATTTAAGCCGCTTAGTCTGACTTAATAGATAAGTCATCATGATTTCGGGGGCAGCCGATGGGTAGGCTGCTAAACTATGGTGTTCAGCAAACCAAAAACGATGATAGCCCAATTCTTCTGCTCTTTTAGCTAAATGAAGGGTATCATTGTAAGCGTCTGTGTCATTTTTTCCTAGGTCACGAGCGACGAAATCAAGGATATTAAATTTCACTGTATCCGTCATGAATCTGTACTCCTTTACTTTTACAAACTGTTATACTACGAGTTTATAATTCTATTCACAAATAACAGGACTAGCCTTTTTAACTATTATCATGATATCATATAAACTGTTCAAATATTTGCATAAAATGCTTTTTTTTGAATACGCATACAAAATATGCATTTTTCAAACATTCACTTCGTATGCGTTCATAGAAAGGAAATCAAATGATGACACAAGATTATAAGACATTATTAGAATCAGTGACCCTACCCAACGGTCAAGTCCTTGAAAACCGCTTTGCATTATCTCCAATCGTTACCAACTCTTCTACTCAAGAGGGTTTCATTACCCAAGAAGACCTTGATTACGCCAGTCGTCGGGCCAAATCTGCCCCTATCCAAGTGACAGGTGCTGCTTATATTGAGCCTTATGGTCAATTATTTGAATATGGTTTCTCAGCTGACGATGATCGCGCCATTCCTGGTTTAAGCAAAATGGCTGACGCAATGCAAGCTGAGGGTGCTAAAGCTATTCTGCAACTAACCCATGCTGGTCGTTTTGCCAATCAAGCAATTCTTGATTACTATACTGTTTACGGTCCAAGTCCGCAGACATTGCACACACCAATCGACCACCAAGTGCTCGAAATGTCACCACGAAAAATTAAACAAGTGATCCGTCAATACGGTGATGCAACCCGCCGTGCGATTAAAGCAGGTTTTGCTGGTGTAGAGATTTCTGCAGCCCAACGCTTACTCATGCAGACTTTCTTCTCCCCTTACTCAAACCAACGGACAGATGAATATGGTAGCCATACTTTAGAAAACCGGGCACGTTTTGGCTTAGAAGTCTTTAAAGAAGTTCAAAAAGTCATCAATGAAGAAGCGCCTGAAGGCTTTATTCTTGGGTTCCGCGGTACGCCTGAAGAAACACGCGGGAATGAAATCGGCTATACTGTTGAAGAATTTAACCAATGGGTGGACTGGATCCTTGAAGTGGCAGACTTAGACTACTTAGCCATTGCCTCTTGGGGACAAAACATCTTCCAACACACCGTTCGTGCTAAAGGCCAATATTACGGTCAACCTGTCAATAAAATTGTCCATGACCACTTAAATGGCCGTGTGGTAATGATGGCAACAGGCGGTATTAATTCTCCAGGGAAAGCCATGGAAGCTATCCAATACGCAGATATGGTGGGCATGTCTTCCCCATTCATCACAGAACCTGACTTTGTTAACAAGTTGACTGCTGGAAAAGCTGATGAAATCGACTTACAGCTAACCAATAAAGATATCGATGACTTAGCTATTCCCAAAGCGGCCTTCAAGGATATCGTTCGTATGATGGATTACGGTAAAGGTTTACCAAAAGAAGCCCGTGATAAATTACGTGAACACGAAAATAATTATGATGTGAAAAAATAGTTCAATATATTATCTAATTGTAGCTGAACGTTTATTAGCTATACTAAGCACTAGGAAAATCCAAATCCCTTATATAACATGCGCTTTAACTTGATAGTACACTATCAATGACAAGTGCATGTTTTTTATTTCGATTTTGTGATGATAAAACTAGCAATAATTTACGAAATTTCTTACAATATAATTGTAGATAGGAAAGGGCTTACATTAAACAAAACAACTTATATTATTATTTTTTTAGTCTAATTTGCGAATGCTTGAACATATGATCGGTCGACAATCTTAGGAGGATTATCATGACAAAATTATTAGATAAAGTAGCCGTCGTTACAGGGGCTGCCTCGGGAATTGGTAAGGGTATTGCAGAAGTATACGCTAAAGAAGGTGCTAAAGTAATCGTCGCAGATTACGATATGTCAGGTGCTGAAACTGTTGCTGAAGGAATTATTGCTGGTGGTGGTCAAGCATCTGCTGTTCAAGTAGATGTATCAGACAACGATCAGGTAGTCGCTACTATCCAAACAGCCATCGATACCTATGGTGGATTAGATATTTTAGTCAACAATGCCGGTATCATGGATAAAAACGAACCCGTTGCTGAAATTGATACCGAAAAGTTTGACCGGGTTATCGCAGTTAACGTGAATGGCGTCATGTATGGGATGCGTGCAGCAATTAATTATTGGCTCAACGAAGATAAACCAGGTAACATCATCAACATCACTTCTATCGGGGGCTTAATCCATGGTGTTGCAGGAACAACCTATGTTGCTTCTAAACATGCCGTATCTGCAATGACAAAATCAACCGCATTTATGTATACCAAACAAAACATCCGGGTGAATGGGATTGCGCCAGGTGCTATTGCTACAAATATCGCTTCAACGATGACAGATTTAAGTGACTTTGGCAACAGCCGTATCGGAGGCGTGAGTGCCCTAAACCCTGGCATTGGTCATCCAGAAGATATTGCCCATGCAGCAGTCTTCTTAGCTTCAGACGATGCTAAGTTCATTAACGGTGATATCATTACCGTAGATGGCGGTTTCACTGCACCATTTTAATTCATTCATATTTTACACATTCTCTACTCAAAAAAAGCTGGTACTCATTTTACGAGTCCAGCTTTTTCTATATATTATCGGTCATCCTTTAATAGACGATTATGTGTTTGATCAATCAGAATTGCACCAAGAGGCGCGGTCACTAAAATAGCCACAACAGATATGGTTAAGATTGTTTGACCACTTGCTAATCCCATAGCTAAGGGTACAGCACCTATAGCGGCTTGTACGGTCGCTTTAGGTATATAGGCAAAAACAGCAAATAATCTTTCTGCTTTATTTAATTTTGTTCCTGCAAGAGACAGTAAAACACCAGCTGCCCTAAATACTAATAATAAAATAATTAATAATACTGCAATCATGCCAGAGTCTTTGACTGATTCAATGGACATACTGGCGCCCACTAATACAAATAAAACAATTTCAAAGGCCTGCCACAAATGATTGAAACCTATTTGTACGCCTTTAGCTTGAACTGGATTAACTCGAAGCATCATGAATCCCATAGCCATCACTGCAAGCAAGGCTGAAAAACCAATAGGCCCGGTCATCACTTTTTCAAGTCCGTCAAATAGCATAGCAATACCGAATGTTAAAATAACGGGATAACCACCTGATAGTTGATATTTTTCAATTAGCAAGGATAGTAGCCAACCGACCACCAAGCCACCAGCAATACCTAATATAATAGACGTAGGCATGGCAACCATACTTAACCAATGGAATTCCCCCGTTTGGGCTAGGGCTGTTAAAGCAGTGAAAATAATGATGACGAAGATATCATCCATAGAAGAACCCGCCAGAACCATCTGCGGTACCCCTTTTTCCTGTCCATATCCCTTACCCATTAGATCTAACATACGGGCAACAACAACGGCTGGTGATGTAGCGGCAATAACAGTACCTAGAATTGCTGCAGATAGGTAAGACATATCAAAAAATAGTGGCGCTAATATCATCGTACCAATAATTTCTATGGTAGCTGGTAAGAAGCTCATCAATATGGCTGGACGTCCTACTTTCTTCAAATCTTGTAAATCAATACTTAAGCCTGCTCTAAGTAAGATAATCACCAATGCAATTCTTCTTAAGTCACTTGAGATAGCTAAGGTCTCCTGACCAATCAAGTTAAATATAGCCGGCCCCATTAATAGACCCGCAATAATATAGCCAACTAAACTAGGTAAATTTAGGGCATCAAACAAGCACCCCAATAGATAACCCACAATAATCATAAATCCTAACGATAGTAACATCTTTTCCTCCTTTTGCAGGCACAAAAAAAGCTGACAGTCCTGCAATTTTACTTGCAGAAGTCATCAGCCTTTCAGCGGTTCGGTATAAGATGATTTTTAATAACCATCCACTTGACCAGGGAGAACCTCATTCCCTTTTCTATATTCCTTAGTATAGGGTTTTCTTCAATATAAGACAAGCCTTTAGTGACAATTTCTTGCTATCAATTTGCCGTGGGTGTATAGTGTAGGCGAACCTAAAAATCAGTCCAAAGTATCCATGAAAGGATGGGACAATATGGCTAAATTAGTATTTATCCGCCACGGGCAAAGTGAATTGAACTTACAAAATGTGTTTACAGGTTGGTTAGATCCAGCCTTAAGTCCACTAGGAGTAGAAGAAGCCAAGTCAGCGGGTCTCGCGCTTAAAGCAGAAGGTTTAACTTTTGATGTCGTACATACCTCCCTATTAACACGCGCCATTCAAACAACTTTTTATACACTAGAAAATCTAGATCAACTTTATTTACCAGTCCACAAACACTGGCGGTTGAACGAGCGCCATTACGGTGCCCTTCAAGGTTTAAACAAAGCAGAAACAGCTGCGATTCACGGTGACAACCAAGTACATATTTGGCGTCGTTCCTATGATGTACGTCCACCACAAGCCACAAGCAATACCTTTGACCGACGTTATCAAGACTTAGATATCGACCACTTATTAGCTGGTGAAAGTTTGCAGGATACTCTAAATCGAACAATGCCTTACTGGGAAGACCTTATTGCAGCT from Aerococcus urinaeequi includes:
- a CDS encoding lipoate--protein ligase, encoding MIVIEPIRNGEYMMDSAYALAVQVYVQEHLEITEPILLPYIVGPTVQVGRFQNSLVEVNEAYVKAHDILLVRRDTGGGTLYQDAGHVNFCFLYPGDTDIYGNYAKLYQPTIDALEKFGVKDLSQSGRNDLEIAGKKISGAAMTMKNNLVYGGFSLMLDVDYDAMVKALNPNEKKIISKGIQSVRARVTDIRSHLAPAYQNLSNFEFKDLMAAEFLGIDDMNQAKRYALSDEDWAIIDQMVADKYKNWSWNFGNNPNYAIKNDIRVPGVGTLEVTLEVAKGHIQKCRIYGDFFGKKDIADIENLLIGCPLREDAVASALNDIDLTPYFGSIDSTVLTNLVLA
- a CDS encoding deacetylase SIR2, with amino-acid sequence MWKSFEDPTENQASMLKEAITEADAVVIGIGAGMSAADGFTYVGPRFENNFPDFIEKYGFFDMLQASLFDFPSTQEYWAFESRFIALNYLDQPVGESYIALKDLLRSKPHHIITTNADNAFAAADYDMDKVFRIQGEYILMQCSQMCHQETYRDDDLIREMVTRQENMEIPYDLIPRCPKCGAVMEVNKRKAGKGMVESPDFFAQKARYDAFLDEYEGQAILFLDIGVGYTTPQFVKTPFQEMTAKNPKAMYVPMNKKLYRIPDHLKQQTYRLDEDIAETIIGANALMQEALVE
- a CDS encoding protein-ADP-ribose hydrolase — protein: MEKQLNQLIQYLSDQQTNLTNHQKAYRDDLKRAGIVQADNSLDITAIPDDHSRWTVFRGLVNVRDVYQPSPEYLLAEESLLQAKLAPAASPDQWQKSQLDQRIFLWQGDITRLKVDAIVNAANKNGLGCYIPNHHCIDNTIHTMAGAQVRTDMAKALNGRKLPVGKVMVTKAYNLPAKFIFHTVGPVIYKEPVSKMNQDLLVACYLNSLKEADARGLSTIAFCSISTGEFHFPKALARDIAIQTVQDYLKETDSSLQVVFNVFLDEDVALYQKALIN
- a CDS encoding glycine cleavage system protein H, with translation MRKLANYLWVEQNGDEFTFIMTPELQDDIGTVGYVEFITKEGDQVEENQAILNLEASKTVLELQAPLAGTITAINKATEDAPEQLNSEKADESWVYKMTNVDQDAYDKLPEA
- a CDS encoding MsnO8 family LLM class oxidoreductase; this translates as MTDTVKFNILDFVARDLGKNDTDAYNDTLHLAKRAEELGYHRFWFAEHHSLAAYPSAAPEIMMTYLLSQTKRLKFGSGGVMLPHYAPLKVAEVFNTIAHLYPGRVDLGMGNNPGRQAVRDALDSNLKGYKDNEEAMWEVRDLVSQAPNNYGDLQVYPRPATPPTLWTLSASEASAYKAARLGIGYVYSLLFNQDEDAIEAAGRIAKIYRDNFQPSVTLAKPQFMVSAFIAVVPEGTDIKPLQRAFELWILGKKDYSEFDHLPTIEEAANYQFTEADHAKMARNRKKLIIGDIQQVKGQIEQIIQLTAADEFMVIPTVPGVERRQEHLELIAQAFDL
- a CDS encoding NADH-dependent flavin oxidoreductase, yielding MTQDYKTLLESVTLPNGQVLENRFALSPIVTNSSTQEGFITQEDLDYASRRAKSAPIQVTGAAYIEPYGQLFEYGFSADDDRAIPGLSKMADAMQAEGAKAILQLTHAGRFANQAILDYYTVYGPSPQTLHTPIDHQVLEMSPRKIKQVIRQYGDATRRAIKAGFAGVEISAAQRLLMQTFFSPYSNQRTDEYGSHTLENRARFGLEVFKEVQKVINEEAPEGFILGFRGTPEETRGNEIGYTVEEFNQWVDWILEVADLDYLAIASWGQNIFQHTVRAKGQYYGQPVNKIVHDHLNGRVVMMATGGINSPGKAMEAIQYADMVGMSSPFITEPDFVNKLTAGKADEIDLQLTNKDIDDLAIPKAAFKDIVRMMDYGKGLPKEARDKLREHENNYDVKK
- a CDS encoding glucose 1-dehydrogenase, producing MTKLLDKVAVVTGAASGIGKGIAEVYAKEGAKVIVADYDMSGAETVAEGIIAGGGQASAVQVDVSDNDQVVATIQTAIDTYGGLDILVNNAGIMDKNEPVAEIDTEKFDRVIAVNVNGVMYGMRAAINYWLNEDKPGNIINITSIGGLIHGVAGTTYVASKHAVSAMTKSTAFMYTKQNIRVNGIAPGAIATNIASTMTDLSDFGNSRIGGVSALNPGIGHPEDIAHAAVFLASDDAKFINGDIITVDGGFTAPF
- a CDS encoding cation:proton antiporter, with protein sequence MLLSLGFMIIVGYLLGCLFDALNLPSLVGYIIAGLLMGPAIFNLIGQETLAISSDLRRIALVIILLRAGLSIDLQDLKKVGRPAILMSFLPATIEIIGTMILAPLFFDMSYLSAAILGTVIAATSPAVVVARMLDLMGKGYGQEKGVPQMVLAGSSMDDIFVIIIFTALTALAQTGEFHWLSMVAMPTSIILGIAGGLVVGWLLSLLIEKYQLSGGYPVILTFGIAMLFDGLEKVMTGPIGFSALLAVMAMGFMMLRVNPVQAKGVQIGFNHLWQAFEIVLFVLVGASMSIESVKDSGMIAVLLIILLLVFRAAGVLLSLAGTKLNKAERLFAVFAYIPKATVQAAIGAVPLAMGLASGQTILTISVVAILVTAPLGAILIDQTHNRLLKDDR
- a CDS encoding 2,3-bisphosphoglycerate-dependent phosphoglycerate mutase, coding for MAKLVFIRHGQSELNLQNVFTGWLDPALSPLGVEEAKSAGLALKAEGLTFDVVHTSLLTRAIQTTFYTLENLDQLYLPVHKHWRLNERHYGALQGLNKAETAAIHGDNQVHIWRRSYDVRPPQATSNTFDRRYQDLDIDHLLAGESLQDTLNRTMPYWEDLIAADLKEGKDVLVVAHGNSLRSLTKYLEDISDEDIPNLEIATGEPIIYDIDEKLHISNKKVLTKK